A single window of Lathamus discolor isolate bLatDis1 chromosome 20, bLatDis1.hap1, whole genome shotgun sequence DNA harbors:
- the SOCS7 gene encoding suppressor of cytokine signaling 7 yields the protein MHRAELRDGDAAAAAAASYRVLSRLLGYVAGPEAGAAGGAVTGAAGAGPLGLGGGRLAGGAALRGPRPPPQLMVFRNAAEGRPGEEGGPAAGGGGPAGGGGELLCPRHRCALEPKAVTGWGAPPAGGLELQLAALGLRPPGLATKGPAGCPCLGPPPAGPAAEETSDALLVLEALEPDEAGSCSEEEPGSPGRAAARATGRGAPGPAPPPPPPAAPGGAGPGGRKGSLKIRLSRLFRTKSCSGGSATGDAAAAASTEARRAGELPASAGSLTDVCGARGREQEAGRKHRLTRTQSAFSPVVFSPLFTGETVSLVDVDISQRGLTSPHPPTPPPPPRRSLSLLDDISGTLPTSVLVGPMGSSLQSFPLPPPPPPHAPDAFPRIVPLRPMEAMPGQPAQHLQCPLYRPDSSSFAASLRELEKCGWYWGPMNWEDAEMKLKGKPDGSFLVRDSSDPRYILSLSFRSQGITHHTRMEHYRGTFSLWCHPKFEDRCQSVVEFIKRAIMHSKNGKFLYFLRSRVPGLPPTPVQLLYPVSRFSNVKSLQHLCRFRIRQLVRIDHIPELPLPKPLISYIRKFYYYDPQEEVYLSLKEAQLISKQKQETDSST from the exons ATGCACCGCGCCGAGCTGCGCGACGGGGACGCGGCGGCGGCCGCTGCGGCCTCCTACCGGGTGCTGAGCCGGCTCCTGGGCTATGTGGCCGGGCCGGAGGCGGGCGCGGCGGGCGGCGCCGTTACCGGCGCTGCGGGCGCGGGGCCGCTGGGCCTCGGCGGCGGGCGGCTGGCGGGCGGTGCGGCGCTGCGGggcccgcggccgccgccgcaGCTGATGGTGTTCCGCAACGCGGCCGAGGGGCGGCCGGGCGAGGAGGGCGGCcccgcggcgggcggcgggggcccggcgggaggcggcggggaACTGCTCTGCCCGCGGCACCGCTGCGCTCTGGAGCCCAAGGCGGTGACCGGGTGGGGAGCCCCGCCGGCGGGcgggctggagctgcagctggcGGCGCTGGGGCTGCGGCCGCCCGGGCTGGCCACGAAGGGACCCGCAGGGTGCCCCTGCCTCGGGCCGCCGCCGGCCGGGCCCGCCGCCGAGGAGACGAGCGACGcgctgctggtgctggaggCGCTGGAGCCCGACGAGGCCGGGAGCTGCTCCGAGGAGGAGCCGGGGTCCCCCGGCCGCGCGGCCGCCAGAGCTACCGGTAGAGGagcccccggccccgcgccgccgccgccgccgcccgcagcCCCCGGGGGAGCCGGCCCCGGCGGCAGGAAGGGCTCGCTCAAGATCCGCCTCAGCCGCCTCTTCCGCACCAAGAGCTGCAGCGGCGGCTCAGCCACCGGGgacgccgccgccgccgccagcaCCGAGGCCCGGCGCGCCGGGGAGCTGCCCGCCTCGGCCGGCAGCCTGACCGATGTGTGCGGGGCCCGCGGCCGCGAGCAGGAGGCGGGCAG GAAACACAGACTGACAAGAACTCAAAGTGCCTTTTCCCCGGTTGTGTTCAGCCCCCTCTTCACAG GTGAAACGGTGTCGCTGGTGGACGTGGACATCTCGCAGCGAGGACTGACCTCCCCTCACCCTCCGACTCCACCACCTCCACCGCGACGAAGCCTCAGCCTGCTAG ATGATATCAGTGGGACGCTGCCTACATCTGTCCTAGTGGGTCCAATGGGCTCCTCCCTGCAGTCTTTCCCTCTGCCTCCGCCTCCTCCACCCCATGCCCCAG ATGCCTTCCCACGGATTGTCCCTCTGAGGCCCATGGAGGCGATGCCCGGCCAGCCCGCCCAGCACCTCCAGTGCCCCCTGTACCGCCCCGACTCCAGCAGCTTCGCAGCCAGCTTGCGGGAGCTGGAGAAG TGTGGCTGGTACTGGGGACCGATGAACTGGGAGGATGCAGAGATGAAGCTGAAGGGGAAACCAGATGGGTCCTTTCTGGTCCGAGACAGTTCTGATCCTCGTTACATCCTGAGCCTCAGCTTTCGGTCGCAGGGCATCACCCATCACACCAGGATGGAGCACTACAGAG ggaccttcagccTCTGGTGCCATCCCAAGTTTGAAGACCGCTGCCAGTCCGTGGTGGAGTTCATAAAGAGAGCAATCATGCACTCCAAAAACGGGAAGTTCCTCTACTTCCTCCGATCCAGGGTTCCAG GTCTCCCTCCGACGCCTGTCCAGCTGCTGTATCCAGTCTCCAGGTTCAGCAATGTCAAATCCCTTCAGCACCTTTGCCGCTTTCGGATCAGGCAGTTGGTCCGAATAGACCACATTCCCGAGCTCCCGCTGCCCAA GCCCCTGATCTCCTACATCCGCAAGTTCTACTACTACGACCCGCAGGAGGAGGTGTATCTGTCACTGAAGGAAGCCCAGCTCATCTCCAAACAGAAGCAGGAGACCGACTCCTCCACGTAG